One genomic segment of Rivularia sp. PCC 7116 includes these proteins:
- a CDS encoding response regulator, with amino-acid sequence MSVETEQKPRIIFLVEDNKADVRLIQEAFKNSSLPHEMLTVRDGMEAMAFLNREGEYHSAPRPDLILLDLNLPRKDGREVLAEIKTNSKLKRIPVIVLTTSHNEEDIFHSYDLHVNCYITKSRNISQLFKIVKRIEDFWLETVTLPNEQ; translated from the coding sequence GTGAGCGTAGAAACGGAACAAAAACCCAGAATCATCTTTTTGGTAGAGGATAATAAAGCAGATGTTCGTCTCATCCAAGAAGCTTTCAAAAATAGTTCGTTACCCCATGAAATGCTCACGGTTAGAGACGGAATGGAAGCTATGGCTTTTTTAAATCGGGAGGGTGAGTATCATAGCGCACCTCGCCCCGATTTAATTCTTTTGGATTTAAATTTACCAAGAAAAGACGGTAGAGAAGTTCTTGCAGAAATAAAAACAAACTCCAAATTAAAACGCATTCCCGTTATAGTTTTGACAACTTCACACAACGAAGAAGATATTTTTCACAGTTACGACTTACACGTTAACTGTTATATAACCAAGTCTCGCAATATCAGCCAATTATTCAAAATAGTTAAAAGGATAGAAGATTTTTGGTTAGAAACAGTAACTTTACCAAATGAGCAGTGA
- a CDS encoding RNA-guided endonuclease InsQ/TnpB family protein has protein sequence MLLERKANTTYWCGDELRSGWKTYRLETNYYHLDKQLKTCIHYFSLAAQAAQQTLKLVGESITSYNKLVDKYYLGDGSRPSIPKYRKSGGLFAVTFPKQALACHNGYIYPSISKATKPELITSIKLILPEFISFDWIKEVIIRPSRGEFWVDWVIDDGKQPIINNKSLNYNHAISIDHGVKFWLSAVTTLGKSFIVESPQLKTALHKYRNQVQQHKKNKPSRYWDNYLDRITAKRNLQVRDAVNKAARFIINKCLKDGIGNLVIGWNEGNKTNINIGRNNNYEVVSMPTKRLIERLRQLCEEYGIRFHITTEEYTSKASFIDNDELHQYGAKPIEWKPSGKRISRDVYRTKDGLLIHADLNAASNILRKVADQIFINSGIAKLAFEIIKRGALTHPKRYDIFSNLKRSYRKQTMSRSMSLDYGVTTA, from the coding sequence ATGCTACTTGAAAGAAAGGCTAATACAACTTACTGGTGTGGAGATGAACTTAGAAGTGGTTGGAAAACTTACAGATTAGAAACTAATTATTATCATTTAGATAAACAGCTTAAAACTTGCATTCACTACTTTTCATTGGCTGCACAAGCTGCACAACAAACATTAAAGTTAGTAGGAGAATCAATAACTAGTTACAATAAATTAGTGGATAAGTATTACTTAGGAGATGGCAGTAGGCCATCAATTCCCAAGTACAGAAAGTCTGGTGGTTTATTCGCAGTTACGTTCCCAAAACAAGCCTTGGCTTGTCATAATGGTTATATTTATCCCTCAATCAGTAAAGCAACAAAGCCTGAATTAATAACATCAATTAAGCTTATTTTGCCCGAATTTATTAGCTTTGATTGGATTAAAGAAGTAATTATTCGTCCTAGTCGTGGAGAGTTTTGGGTTGATTGGGTGATAGACGATGGTAAACAGCCAATTATAAATAATAAGAGTCTTAACTACAATCATGCAATTAGCATTGATCACGGTGTAAAGTTTTGGTTGTCAGCAGTTACTACCCTTGGTAAAAGTTTTATTGTTGAATCTCCACAGCTAAAAACTGCACTCCATAAATATCGAAATCAAGTACAGCAACATAAGAAAAACAAACCTAGTAGATACTGGGACAATTACCTTGATAGAATCACAGCAAAACGCAATTTACAAGTCAGAGATGCAGTAAATAAAGCCGCTAGGTTTATCATCAATAAATGCTTAAAAGACGGTATCGGGAATTTAGTAATTGGTTGGAATGAGGGAAATAAAACCAACATTAATATTGGTAGAAACAATAATTATGAAGTTGTTTCAATGCCAACCAAAAGACTTATTGAGAGGTTAAGACAATTGTGTGAAGAATATGGTATTAGATTCCACATAACCACTGAGGAGTATACTTCTAAAGCTTCTTTTATTGATAATGATGAATTACATCAATACGGTGCAAAACCCATAGAATGGAAGCCATCAGGTAAAAGAATTAGTAGAGATGTATACCGCACAAAAGACGGTTTATTGATTCATGCAGATTTAAATGCAGCATCTAACATTCTACGAAAGGTTGCCGACCAGATTTTTATTAACTCCGGCATCGCAAAACTAGCTTTTGAAATAATTAAACGGGGTGCTTTGACACACCCCAAACGGTACGATATTTTTAGTAATCTAAAAAGGTCTTATCGCAAGCAAACAATGTCACGCAGTATGTCTTTAGACTACGGAGTGACAACTGCTTAG
- a CDS encoding dolichyl-phosphate-mannose--protein mannosyltransferase, which yields MTQKRSFLWFKIGMLAVLLLSLALRFWGLGRFNTLVFDEVYYAKFAQNYLSQNQFFDGHPPLGKYIISIGMWLSDYFPFWQDTVNVLTGVARSPWSYRWINALFGSFIPLIVAGIAYQLSYRRSFALLAGLFTACDGIFLVESRYALINQYIVIFGLLGQWLLLIALGKTKKQRKFYLILSGISFGAAIATKWNGLFFLIGIYLNWMLAWLKQYLTAKETGNSTNIVLEADPYYISTAELRNSTATLTAPQITTAKALVLPLQKIGQLKIFTAAFYLGIIPLITYSLIWIPHLFQNPKYGFIEVHTQILSFHGRLGGNTSDIHPYCAAWYKWPLLTRPIAYFYQTATNASEPVSVIGPPLPSNTGKVIYDVHAMGNPLLWWFGFAALLFLIVAVLLKRIIIPSMQQQRLFVNSSFSVNTGIALYVLLNYAANLLPWVKVNRCVFIYHYMTAVIFAFMALAWLIDKCLRSYNLEFRAFGLTVVFLIIIAFGFWMPIYLGLPLSADAYRLRMLFSSWI from the coding sequence ATGACTCAAAAACGGTCTTTTTTGTGGTTTAAGATTGGCATGTTAGCAGTGCTTCTGCTGTCACTTGCCTTAAGGTTTTGGGGGCTGGGGCGATTTAACACGTTAGTGTTTGATGAGGTTTATTACGCTAAGTTTGCTCAAAACTATTTGAGTCAAAATCAATTTTTTGATGGTCATCCACCATTAGGGAAATATATCATTTCTATAGGAATGTGGCTGAGTGATTATTTTCCTTTTTGGCAAGATACAGTAAATGTTCTTACAGGAGTAGCTCGCTCACCCTGGAGTTATCGCTGGATAAATGCGCTGTTTGGCTCTTTTATTCCGCTTATTGTTGCTGGAATTGCCTATCAATTAAGTTATCGTCGTAGTTTTGCTCTTTTGGCAGGTTTATTTACAGCTTGCGACGGTATATTTTTAGTTGAGTCTCGCTATGCTTTAATTAATCAATATATAGTTATTTTTGGATTGTTGGGACAGTGGTTATTATTAATTGCTTTAGGGAAAACTAAAAAACAACGCAAGTTTTATTTAATACTTTCTGGAATTAGTTTTGGTGCGGCTATCGCTACAAAGTGGAATGGTTTATTCTTTTTAATAGGTATATATTTAAACTGGATGCTGGCTTGGTTGAAGCAATATCTGACAGCGAAAGAGACGGGAAATAGTACAAATATTGTTTTAGAAGCCGATCCATATTATATTTCAACAGCAGAGTTAAGAAATTCTACCGCCACATTAACCGCACCTCAGATAACAACGGCAAAAGCTTTAGTATTACCGCTACAAAAAATTGGTCAACTAAAAATTTTTACAGCTGCATTTTACTTGGGAATAATCCCGCTAATAACTTACAGCTTAATTTGGATACCTCATCTTTTCCAAAATCCTAAATACGGATTTATAGAAGTACATACCCAAATTTTATCTTTTCACGGTCGTCTTGGTGGTAATACTTCTGATATACATCCTTACTGTGCCGCTTGGTACAAATGGCCGTTACTAACTCGTCCGATTGCTTATTTTTATCAAACAGCAACGAACGCAAGCGAACCCGTATCAGTTATTGGGCCACCTTTACCTTCAAATACGGGTAAAGTTATATATGATGTTCATGCGATGGGCAATCCATTATTGTGGTGGTTTGGTTTTGCTGCTTTATTGTTTTTAATAGTAGCTGTTTTGCTTAAGCGGATAATAATTCCTTCTATGCAACAACAGCGTTTATTTGTGAATTCGTCATTTTCTGTTAATACTGGAATTGCTTTATATGTATTGTTAAATTATGCAGCTAATTTACTACCTTGGGTAAAAGTAAATCGTTGCGTTTTCATATATCATTATATGACTGCTGTTATATTCGCATTTATGGCTTTAGCTTGGCTGATAGATAAATGCTTGCGTAGCTATAATTTAGAGTTTCGAGCTTTTGGACTTACAGTTGTTTTTCTAATTATTATTGCTTTTGGTTTTTGGATGCCGATATATTTAGGCTTGCCTCTTTCGGCTGATGCTTATAGGTTGCGGATGTTGTTTAGCTCTTGGATCTAA
- a CDS encoding GNAT family N-acetyltransferase, producing MTSLLETERLIIRRWIPEIDAEQAFAIYGDAQVMRFIGTGKTEASIETQRRSLEAAIERYKQSNNTATGAWAIVEKESKIVVGTILLKQLPDTKSKPTQDYEVGWHLRKASWGKGYATEAAREIINYGFNFLQLSEIYAVVKPENHASVKVTQRLGMTPLGITNRYYGGIELLLFKLDSQEIKSKMRFNN from the coding sequence ATGACATCATTACTCGAAACCGAACGCTTAATTATCCGTAGATGGATTCCCGAAATTGATGCGGAACAAGCTTTTGCAATTTACGGTGATGCACAAGTGATGCGCTTTATCGGTACTGGCAAAACTGAAGCAAGTATTGAAACCCAGCGTCGGAGTTTAGAAGCTGCAATCGAACGCTACAAGCAAAGCAATAATACCGCAACCGGAGCTTGGGCTATTGTAGAAAAGGAATCAAAAATAGTTGTAGGAACGATTCTACTTAAGCAATTACCTGATACCAAAAGTAAACCTACACAAGATTATGAAGTTGGCTGGCATTTAAGAAAAGCTTCCTGGGGTAAAGGCTATGCAACCGAAGCTGCAAGGGAAATAATTAATTACGGATTTAATTTTTTACAGTTATCAGAAATTTATGCGGTGGTGAAACCAGAAAATCATGCTTCGGTTAAAGTCACTCAGCGATTGGGTATGACACCTTTGGGAATAACAAATCGATATTACGGTGGTATAGAACTTTTATTATTCAAATTGGATTCGCAAGAAATTAAATCAAAAATGCGCTTCAATAATTAA
- a CDS encoding hybrid sensor histidine kinase/response regulator has translation MTADSMNILLIEDNLAEARLLQEFLKDGFFKEFNLVHVKRLSAALDAIGEDISIPCSYNVILLDLTLPDSQGLESLKPLMARAPCLPIVVLTNTNDEKLAIEAVRQGAQDYLVKRQISPQLLIRSLRYAIERKEYLETLRAVNKSLKNRVEERTAELIEAKEVNKFKSEFVSILSHDIRNPLNAILLAAGLLKNSDENLNPDKKVAHYQMIRSAIRNMSLLLDEASLIGKADSGNLNCELIGIDLIAFCSAIVKEIQLTAAQKNINLVFNVEGDSDEFLGDEKLLHHILTNLLGNAVKYSPSGREVVFDLIFQKSAVIFRIQDSGIGIPIPEQQHLFEPFHRASNVGKIAGTGLGLAIVKKCVDAHGGEITLQSQEGIGSTFTVTLPVISEQ, from the coding sequence ATGACAGCAGACTCGATGAACATCTTGTTAATTGAAGATAATTTAGCGGAAGCTAGATTGTTACAAGAATTTTTGAAAGATGGTTTTTTCAAAGAGTTTAATCTAGTTCATGTCAAAAGACTAAGTGCAGCACTTGATGCAATTGGTGAAGATATATCTATACCGTGTTCGTATAATGTAATTCTATTAGATTTAACTTTACCGGATAGTCAGGGGTTGGAATCTTTGAAACCTTTGATGGCTCGCGCTCCTTGCTTGCCAATTGTAGTACTCACTAATACTAATGACGAGAAATTAGCTATAGAAGCAGTAAGACAAGGAGCGCAAGATTATTTAGTTAAACGACAGATAAGTCCACAGTTATTAATACGCTCTTTACGTTATGCTATCGAACGCAAAGAATATCTAGAAACATTACGTGCGGTTAATAAATCTCTCAAAAATAGAGTTGAAGAAAGAACAGCCGAGTTAATTGAAGCTAAAGAAGTCAATAAATTTAAGTCAGAATTTGTTTCTATATTATCTCACGATATCCGCAATCCTTTAAATGCTATTTTACTAGCAGCAGGGTTATTAAAAAATAGCGATGAGAATTTAAACCCTGACAAAAAAGTAGCTCACTACCAGATGATTCGTTCGGCTATTAGAAATATGTCTTTACTATTAGATGAAGCTTCATTGATTGGTAAAGCAGATTCCGGTAATCTTAATTGCGAACTAATCGGAATTGATTTGATTGCTTTTTGTAGTGCGATTGTTAAAGAAATACAGTTAACCGCCGCACAAAAGAATATCAATCTAGTTTTTAATGTAGAGGGAGATAGTGATGAGTTTTTAGGTGATGAAAAATTACTCCATCATATTTTAACTAATTTATTAGGCAATGCCGTTAAATATTCTCCATCAGGTAGGGAAGTTGTTTTTGATTTAATTTTTCAAAAATCAGCAGTAATTTTCCGCATACAAGATTCAGGCATCGGGATTCCAATACCAGAACAACAACACCTTTTTGAACCATTCCATCGAGCTTCTAATGTTGGAAAAATCGCCGGTACCGGCTTAGGATTAGCAATTGTCAAAAAATGCGTAGACGCCCACGGTGGTGAAATTACACTTCAGAGTCAAGAAGGGATTGGCAGCACTTTTACTGTGACGTTACCAGTTATTAGTGAGCAGTGA
- a CDS encoding ATP-binding protein, with product MIIDSKPNSLNLTNLKEPVINLNSKIQNHGVLIVLQEPELNILQVSRNAASMLDCPIETLLETNLEDLLDPYQIVRIKSRLAEDSLDFTNPTKIWIKKRREDYAVFDAVFHRNPEGILILELEPAISEDNIPFLSFYHLAKASINKLQESANLQDYCQIIVETVRKVTGFDRVMLYKFNENNHGCVLAEDKLESMEPYLGLNFPESDIPKPARKMFLSNLIRLIPDASGESVDLFPQLNPITERPVDLMNSSLRSPYPCHIEYLHNMGVGASLTISLIKDGRLWGLIACHHQTPKFVSYELRKACEFLGRMIFNEIYSREETQDYDYRMKLTYIQSTLIDYMSQEDNFIAGLVKHQPNLLDLTSAQGAAICFGGNYTLIGETPKEEDINNLVTWLQTNGDEEVFYTNSLPEIYPDAEKIKNLASGLLAIPIGKRNYVLWFRPEVIQTVNWGGNPNKAFEVNEESGNLRLCPRKSFELWKQTVRLTSLPWQYVEVKAALELRKAIVNIVLRQAEELAILAADLERSNAELKKFAYVASHDLQEPLNQVANYVQLLEMRYQDALDEDADEFIGYVVGGVSLMQTLIDDVLAYSKVDMQSIEFATTSAEQALEKALNNLRRRIEQTGAKITHDELPTVMADSTQLMQLFQNLIGNAIKFKSEKPPEIHISVSRSEDEWLFSVSDNGIGIEPRFRDRIFVIFQRLHTRDEYPGTGMGLAICKKIAECHRGNIWVESQLGEGATFNFTIPLKGRERERRNGTKTQNHLFGRG from the coding sequence ATGATAATAGATTCAAAACCAAATTCTCTGAATTTAACCAATTTAAAAGAACCAGTAATTAATCTCAACAGCAAAATTCAGAATCATGGTGTGTTAATTGTTCTCCAAGAACCCGAGCTAAATATTTTACAAGTTAGTCGTAATGCTGCTTCGATGCTTGATTGTCCTATCGAAACGCTTTTAGAAACTAACTTAGAAGATTTGTTAGATCCTTATCAAATCGTCAGAATAAAATCTCGTTTAGCAGAAGATTCCCTTGATTTTACTAATCCGACAAAAATTTGGATAAAAAAGAGAAGAGAAGATTATGCTGTCTTTGATGCGGTATTTCATCGCAATCCAGAAGGAATTTTAATTTTAGAATTAGAGCCAGCAATTTCTGAAGACAATATTCCATTTTTAAGCTTTTATCATCTAGCTAAAGCTTCTATCAATAAGTTACAAGAATCTGCTAATCTTCAAGATTATTGTCAAATTATTGTCGAGACAGTACGCAAAGTCACCGGATTCGATCGGGTGATGCTTTATAAATTTAATGAAAACAACCACGGTTGCGTACTAGCTGAAGATAAGCTCGAAAGTATGGAACCCTATTTGGGTTTGAATTTTCCGGAATCAGATATTCCCAAACCCGCCAGAAAAATGTTTCTTTCTAATTTAATTAGATTGATTCCGGATGCGAGTGGCGAATCTGTAGATTTATTTCCACAATTAAATCCAATTACAGAACGTCCAGTTGATTTAATGAATTCTAGCTTGAGAAGTCCTTATCCCTGTCATATTGAATATCTACATAATATGGGTGTAGGTGCTTCTTTAACTATATCTTTGATTAAAGATGGTAGGCTCTGGGGATTGATTGCTTGTCACCATCAAACACCGAAATTTGTTTCCTATGAATTGCGGAAAGCCTGCGAATTTTTAGGAAGAATGATATTCAATGAGATTTATAGTAGAGAAGAAACGCAAGATTATGATTATCGGATGAAATTAACCTATATTCAATCGACTTTGATTGACTATATGTCTCAAGAAGATAATTTTATTGCTGGTTTAGTTAAGCATCAGCCCAATTTATTAGACTTAACTAGCGCTCAAGGTGCAGCAATTTGTTTCGGCGGTAACTATACTTTAATCGGTGAGACTCCTAAAGAAGAAGACATAAACAATTTAGTTACCTGGCTGCAAACAAATGGTGATGAGGAAGTTTTCTATACTAATTCGCTTCCGGAAATTTATCCCGATGCTGAGAAAATTAAAAATCTTGCTAGCGGTTTATTAGCGATTCCAATTGGTAAACGAAATTATGTATTATGGTTCCGTCCAGAAGTAATTCAAACTGTAAATTGGGGAGGTAATCCTAATAAAGCATTTGAAGTTAACGAAGAATCAGGAAATTTACGTTTATGCCCGCGTAAATCGTTTGAATTGTGGAAACAAACCGTTCGTTTAACATCTTTACCTTGGCAATATGTTGAAGTCAAAGCTGCATTAGAATTACGAAAAGCCATAGTTAATATTGTGTTGCGCCAAGCTGAAGAATTGGCAATTTTAGCAGCAGACTTAGAACGTTCTAATGCTGAATTGAAAAAGTTTGCTTATGTTGCTTCTCATGATTTGCAAGAACCTTTAAATCAGGTAGCAAACTACGTGCAGCTTTTGGAAATGCGCTATCAAGATGCTCTTGATGAAGATGCGGATGAATTTATTGGTTATGTCGTCGGGGGAGTCAGCTTAATGCAAACCTTGATAGATGATGTGCTTGCATACTCTAAAGTTGATATGCAGAGTATCGAGTTTGCCACAACTTCAGCCGAACAAGCTTTAGAAAAAGCCTTAAATAATCTTCGCAGACGCATCGAACAAACAGGTGCTAAAATTACTCACGATGAATTACCAACCGTCATGGCTGATAGTACTCAATTAATGCAGCTATTTCAAAACCTGATTGGTAATGCAATCAAATTCAAGAGCGAGAAACCACCAGAAATTCATATCAGTGTATCTCGTTCCGAAGACGAATGGCTATTTTCAGTCAGCGATAACGGAATCGGAATTGAACCACGATTTCGCGATCGCATTTTTGTGATATTCCAAAGATTGCACACTCGTGATGAATATCCAGGTACGGGAATGGGTTTAGCCATCTGTAAAAAAATCGCAGAATGCCATCGCGGAAATATCTGGGTAGAATCACAATTAGGTGAAGGTGCAACATTTAATTTTACTATTCCATTAAAAGGACGCGAACGTGAGCGTAGAAACGGAACAAAAACCCAGAATCATCTTTTTGGTAGAGGATAA
- the tnpA gene encoding IS200/IS605 family transposase: MAKLSASDYEYRRAEKSVSSINYHFVFVPKRRKAVLVNEIAMRLQEIIFELVKEHGWRLIALEVMPDHVHMFINSPPHESASQIAKWVKGRASNILRKEYPQLKKLPTLWSPSYFVATTGQVSTDVIRKYIENQTSK, translated from the coding sequence ATGGCTAAGTTGTCAGCGTCAGATTATGAATACAGAAGGGCTGAAAAATCCGTGTCATCGATAAATTATCACTTTGTGTTTGTCCCAAAAAGACGTAAAGCAGTATTAGTTAATGAAATCGCTATGCGGCTACAGGAAATTATTTTTGAGTTAGTAAAAGAACATGGCTGGAGATTAATCGCTCTTGAAGTGATGCCAGATCATGTACATATGTTTATCAACTCACCGCCACATGAGTCAGCTTCTCAAATTGCAAAGTGGGTTAAGGGTAGAGCATCTAATATTCTAAGGAAGGAATATCCACAGTTAAAAAAATTACCTACTTTGTGGAGTCCTAGTTACTTTGTAGCTACTACAGGACAAGTAAGTACCGACGTTATTCGTAAGTATATTGAGAACCAAACTAGTAAATAA
- the ppsA gene encoding phosphoenolpyruvate synthase, producing MNEVANKNTRESSKEQALVLWFDDIGINDIPIVGGKNASLGEMIGQLASRGVNVPTGFATTAYAYRYFIQSAGLEEKLRNLFNDLDVDDLQNLRIRARKARKLLLHTPFPRDFRDAIAKSYKKLCERYNTDTDVAVRSSATAEDLPDASFAGQQETYLNVTTAEEVLAATHRCFASLFTDRAISYRHTKGFDHFEVAIAVGVQKMVRSDLATSGVMFSIETESGFKDAALITAAYGLGENVVQGSVNPDEYHVFKPTLISGYRPIIDKRLGSKEIKMIYDDGSKNVKNVSVPAAQRAKFALNDEDILQLARWACLIEDHYSNVHGKYTPMDMEWAKDGITNELFIVQARPETVQSQKLSNVLRSYKFVENKRQGDKENISTPSPHSSPSSPSLPLTTGRAVGEAISNGKARVIADVSQIEQFQAGEILVTDRTDPDWEPIMKKAGAIVTNSGGRTCHAAIIARELGVPAIVGCDNATEVLKTSQEITVSCAEGEEGKVYQGLLPFEVEEVQLEDVPRTQTQILMNVGNPQEAFRLSTIPNDGVGLARTEFIIANQIQIHPMALLYFDKLEDEFVKGQIAKVTALYEDKPAYFVDKLAQGIARITAAFYPKPVIVRMSDFKSNEYANLLGGRQFEPNEENPMLGWRGAARYYDERYREGFALECQAIKRVREEMGLTNLIPMIPFCRTPDEGGLVIKEMAKNGLEQGVNNLQVYVMCELPNNVIMAEEFAQVFDGFSIGSNDLTQLTLGLDRDSSLVARLFDERSEGVKRMVKLAIQSVKKHNRKIGICGQAPSDYPEFAQFLVEEGIDSISLNPDSVLKTMLEVAKVEKNL from the coding sequence ATGAATGAAGTCGCGAACAAAAATACTCGCGAATCCTCCAAAGAGCAAGCACTTGTGCTGTGGTTTGATGACATCGGTATTAATGATATTCCTATAGTCGGCGGTAAAAATGCGTCTTTGGGGGAAATGATTGGACAGTTGGCAAGCAGAGGAGTTAATGTTCCGACTGGTTTTGCTACGACTGCTTATGCTTATCGTTATTTTATTCAGTCTGCGGGTTTAGAAGAAAAACTGCGAAATCTTTTTAATGATTTGGATGTAGATGATTTGCAAAATCTACGCATACGAGCCAGAAAAGCGCGGAAATTATTGCTCCATACTCCATTCCCTAGGGATTTTAGGGATGCGATCGCTAAATCATATAAAAAATTGTGCGAGCGGTATAACACCGATACCGATGTGGCAGTGCGTTCGAGTGCAACAGCAGAAGATTTACCAGATGCTAGTTTTGCAGGGCAGCAAGAAACTTATCTTAATGTAACTACAGCTGAAGAAGTTTTAGCAGCTACTCATCGTTGTTTTGCTTCGCTGTTTACAGATAGAGCAATTTCCTATCGACATACAAAAGGATTTGACCATTTTGAAGTTGCGATCGCGGTGGGAGTGCAAAAAATGGTGCGCTCGGATTTAGCTACTTCGGGAGTGATGTTTTCCATCGAAACCGAAAGTGGTTTTAAGGATGCGGCTTTGATTACGGCTGCTTATGGTTTGGGGGAAAACGTAGTTCAAGGTTCAGTTAATCCCGATGAATATCATGTTTTTAAGCCAACTTTGATATCGGGATATCGCCCAATTATCGATAAGAGATTGGGTAGTAAAGAAATCAAAATGATTTACGATGACGGCTCAAAGAACGTTAAGAATGTGTCGGTGCCTGCTGCCCAAAGAGCAAAATTTGCTTTAAACGACGAAGATATATTGCAGCTAGCGCGTTGGGCTTGCTTAATAGAAGATCATTATTCCAACGTCCACGGGAAATATACACCGATGGATATGGAATGGGCGAAAGATGGGATTACCAATGAATTATTTATCGTTCAAGCCCGTCCAGAAACGGTACAGTCGCAGAAGTTGAGCAATGTTCTGCGGAGCTATAAGTTTGTAGAGAATAAGAGACAAGGAGACAAGGAGAATATTTCTACCCCCTCTCCCCACTCTTCCCCTTCTTCCCCCTCTCTCCCCCTCACCACCGGGCGTGCTGTCGGTGAAGCCATCAGTAACGGCAAAGCACGAGTAATTGCAGATGTTAGCCAAATAGAACAGTTTCAAGCTGGGGAAATACTGGTAACGGATAGAACCGATCCCGATTGGGAACCGATTATGAAAAAAGCCGGTGCGATTGTAACTAATTCGGGTGGTAGAACTTGCCATGCTGCAATTATTGCCCGAGAGTTGGGCGTACCGGCAATTGTGGGATGCGATAATGCCACGGAGGTGTTGAAAACTTCGCAAGAAATAACGGTTTCTTGTGCGGAAGGCGAGGAAGGTAAGGTTTATCAAGGATTATTGCCTTTTGAAGTAGAAGAAGTGCAGTTAGAAGATGTACCTCGCACCCAAACGCAAATTTTAATGAATGTAGGGAATCCTCAAGAAGCATTTCGCTTATCTACTATTCCTAATGATGGTGTGGGGTTGGCGAGAACTGAATTTATAATTGCCAATCAAATTCAAATTCATCCGATGGCTTTGCTTTATTTTGATAAGTTGGAGGATGAGTTTGTTAAGGGACAAATTGCTAAGGTAACAGCACTTTACGAAGATAAACCAGCATATTTTGTTGATAAATTAGCTCAAGGAATTGCGAGAATTACAGCGGCATTTTATCCAAAGCCGGTAATTGTCAGGATGTCGGATTTTAAAAGTAATGAATATGCGAATTTGTTAGGGGGAAGGCAGTTTGAACCCAACGAAGAAAATCCGATGTTGGGTTGGCGGGGAGCAGCGCGTTATTACGACGAACGCTATCGTGAAGGTTTTGCGTTGGAGTGTCAAGCTATTAAAAGAGTAAGGGAAGAAATGGGTTTGACTAATTTAATTCCCATGATTCCTTTTTGTCGAACTCCTGACGAAGGAGGTTTGGTAATAAAAGAAATGGCAAAAAATGGCTTGGAGCAAGGCGTTAATAATTTGCAGGTTTATGTAATGTGCGAGCTACCAAATAACGTCATTATGGCTGAGGAATTTGCTCAAGTTTTTGATGGTTTTTCTATTGGTTCCAACGATTTAACTCAGTTAACTTTGGGTTTGGATCGAGATTCTTCGCTAGTAGCAAGGTTATTTGACGAGCGTAGTGAAGGTGTGAAAAGGATGGTGAAGTTAGCAATTCAATCCGTGAAAAAGCATAACCGCAAAATTGGAATTTGCGGACAAGCACCAAGTGATTATCCAGAATTTGCTCAATTTTTAGTAGAAGAAGGGATTGATTCAATTAGTTTGAATCCCGATTCTGTATTGAAAACAATGTTGGAAGTTGCCAAAGTTGAGAAGAATTTGTAA